A genomic segment from Fuerstiella sp. encodes:
- a CDS encoding 4Fe-4S dicluster domain-containing protein, translated as MSEKNPNRREFLSRSSVALPIVSLSTEESPTDSKPDDKFQPEENWRERMKAPDDGTKFGWFVDTRRCFGCHGCEVSCKAENDVPLGNYIRQTIYKDVGDYPKVARVFLPMSCQHCEDAPCIKACPCGALHKEAGGTVAVDYDVCSGHGTCVDVCPYGAIYLDPVARQAVKCHNCYHRTEIGMEPACVPTCPSEALYYGDLNDPESKINRAMAEAEADDGELKQLRPEKGTSPRMWFAGPAPVEAEEDVPREGESYSPDAYSIYSWKKSGTQAHE; from the coding sequence ATGTCCGAGAAAAATCCCAATCGCCGTGAGTTTTTAAGCAGGTCATCTGTAGCCCTGCCGATTGTTTCCCTGTCGACTGAGGAATCCCCGACTGATTCGAAGCCCGACGATAAATTTCAGCCTGAAGAAAACTGGCGCGAGCGAATGAAGGCACCGGATGACGGCACGAAGTTCGGCTGGTTCGTTGATACGCGCCGCTGTTTCGGTTGTCACGGATGCGAGGTGAGCTGTAAGGCTGAAAATGATGTGCCTCTGGGAAATTATATTCGACAGACCATCTACAAAGATGTTGGAGACTACCCGAAGGTTGCTCGTGTGTTCCTGCCGATGTCGTGTCAGCACTGTGAGGATGCACCCTGTATTAAGGCATGCCCCTGTGGTGCCTTGCATAAGGAAGCGGGCGGGACTGTTGCGGTTGATTATGATGTGTGTTCGGGGCACGGTACCTGTGTGGACGTCTGTCCTTACGGCGCAATTTATCTCGATCCCGTGGCGCGGCAGGCCGTGAAATGTCATAACTGTTACCATCGAACTGAGATCGGTATGGAACCGGCCTGCGTTCCAACGTGTCCTTCGGAAGCGCTTTATTATGGCGATCTCAATGATCCTGAGTCGAAAATCAACCGGGCCATGGCCGAGGCCGAGGCCGACGACGGTGAATTGAAGCAGTTGCGGCCCGAGAAAGGGACCAGTCCGCGGATGTGGTTTGCCGGACCTGCTCCCGTGGAAGCGGAAGAAGATGTACCGCGGGAAGGTGAGTCTTACAGCCCCGATGCGTACAGCATCTACAGCTGGAAGAAATCAGGAACGCAGGCTCATGAATGA
- a CDS encoding molybdopterin-dependent oxidoreductase, giving the protein MNDNQESRRRFLELGMAAGTVAGLAAFGCRDGKHQSQPGPGTREDASATSPAGDLETWKKLKGTPYETGDFKTMPGVCQLPGPLARRNWPDRNKYKNARKVPGMCQLCSTVCGIIGYVKDGRVLKIEGNPNDPNSRGHLCARGQAGLNHLYHPERLLYPLRRVGKRGEGKWKRITWDEALDEIATRLKVVRESGRPEEFAFHQGRQRSKDALARFLNAFGTKTQLSHRALCSGNRRAANLTYLWESDWDLNDVEHSKYILNFGSNAFEAHQGHVPFATRIQNGRFRNGAKLVTFDVRMSNTAGGSDEWFAPFPGTDGAIALAMSHVILRENLHDADFIEGWTNVTVDELREHLQTYTPEWAEQISGVSAKDIRRIAIEFAEAAPACTTMCNRGSSAHINGFYNDRAINLLNAVVGSVGRKGGWCWSPWGGLDPLVKTPPMPPGAKTWSVLEDPPEYPLANVWRRMRVGEVIYLYLLQGRAKLQAYMTYNLDSPLTWPEESLTQKVLTDEDSIGFHVCINCFYNETAHYADIVLPWATYMERWDLDARASYNLRPYVGLRTPMIEPLGESKDVREFFPELARRIGGGMEQWYQESTEEYMEQWASNVPKNPVTGKRGLARLLEEGAWEGDREPFYEPYNIPLSEDDMHGAGIDESTGVITKNGVGIGIIKDGRPVRGFATPSRRFEVRSLFVQKIGLNEDCSDLIAASGVTRTKNRNEKHHGHEVNIDQMPIWFQPQEHRDLGENELVMTSFKWNVHNHGRTMNLKWLAEIVHSNPAWINPQTASRFGLKNGDWIEVTSYYSQEIEKQSPHLKRDDLQVDNGRRVVATMRVPIVLMEGLHPQALAMSNSCGHWQYTNVAQARPGGVGVPDEPNESTVDQSATYLAGSDPVTYRDADWERNMWWQDTSGGDPERWTANTGNGWNQNRLIPITPDPVSGQQAYHDTVVSIRKVGLT; this is encoded by the coding sequence ATGAATGATAATCAAGAGTCACGGCGTCGTTTCCTCGAACTCGGTATGGCAGCCGGTACCGTAGCCGGTCTGGCCGCATTCGGTTGCCGGGACGGGAAACATCAGTCACAGCCGGGGCCTGGGACTCGGGAGGATGCCTCCGCGACGTCTCCGGCGGGCGACCTTGAAACATGGAAGAAATTGAAAGGCACTCCTTACGAAACGGGTGACTTTAAAACGATGCCGGGAGTATGTCAGTTACCCGGTCCGCTGGCCAGGCGCAACTGGCCGGATCGCAACAAGTACAAAAATGCCCGAAAGGTACCGGGCATGTGTCAGCTGTGCAGCACTGTTTGTGGCATTATCGGATACGTAAAAGACGGCCGCGTCCTCAAGATCGAAGGCAATCCGAATGATCCCAACAGCCGTGGACACCTCTGCGCCCGCGGCCAGGCTGGTTTGAACCATCTGTACCATCCCGAACGCCTGCTGTATCCCCTGCGGCGTGTGGGGAAACGTGGCGAGGGAAAATGGAAGAGGATTACCTGGGACGAGGCTCTGGACGAAATCGCCACGCGACTGAAGGTCGTTCGCGAAAGCGGCCGGCCGGAAGAGTTTGCTTTTCATCAGGGCCGTCAGCGGAGCAAAGACGCCCTGGCTCGGTTCCTCAATGCTTTCGGAACCAAAACACAGTTGAGTCATCGAGCGCTTTGTTCCGGTAACCGACGTGCGGCCAATCTGACCTATCTGTGGGAGAGTGACTGGGATCTGAACGACGTTGAGCATTCAAAATATATCCTCAACTTTGGCTCAAATGCCTTTGAAGCACACCAGGGGCACGTCCCGTTTGCGACGCGGATTCAAAACGGCCGTTTCCGGAACGGTGCCAAGCTGGTCACATTCGATGTGCGGATGTCCAACACGGCTGGTGGCAGCGACGAATGGTTTGCGCCCTTTCCAGGGACAGATGGTGCGATTGCGCTGGCCATGAGCCATGTGATCCTCAGAGAGAATCTTCATGACGCCGATTTCATTGAAGGCTGGACGAATGTCACAGTCGATGAGTTGCGGGAGCATCTGCAGACGTACACTCCCGAATGGGCCGAACAGATCAGCGGTGTCTCCGCCAAGGATATCCGACGCATTGCCATTGAGTTTGCGGAGGCCGCTCCGGCATGTACGACGATGTGTAACCGGGGAAGTTCGGCCCACATCAATGGTTTCTACAACGATCGAGCTATTAATTTATTGAACGCTGTCGTAGGCAGCGTCGGCAGGAAAGGCGGCTGGTGCTGGTCACCGTGGGGCGGACTTGATCCGCTGGTCAAAACACCTCCGATGCCGCCCGGTGCAAAGACATGGAGCGTATTGGAAGATCCGCCTGAGTACCCGCTGGCCAATGTTTGGCGGAGGATGCGCGTAGGGGAGGTGATTTACCTGTATTTGCTGCAGGGGCGGGCAAAACTTCAGGCCTACATGACTTACAACCTCGATTCGCCGCTGACCTGGCCGGAAGAAAGTCTGACGCAGAAGGTACTGACCGACGAAGACTCAATCGGGTTTCATGTCTGTATTAACTGTTTCTACAACGAAACGGCCCACTACGCTGACATCGTCCTGCCGTGGGCTACGTATATGGAACGCTGGGATCTGGATGCCCGTGCATCCTACAACCTGAGGCCGTATGTTGGTTTGCGGACACCGATGATTGAGCCTCTGGGTGAATCGAAAGACGTTCGTGAGTTCTTCCCCGAACTGGCCCGGCGGATTGGCGGCGGCATGGAACAGTGGTATCAGGAGTCGACCGAAGAATACATGGAACAGTGGGCATCGAATGTTCCGAAAAATCCTGTAACCGGAAAGCGGGGACTGGCGCGATTGCTTGAGGAAGGCGCCTGGGAAGGTGACAGAGAACCCTTTTATGAACCGTATAATATTCCACTGAGTGAAGACGACATGCACGGAGCCGGTATCGATGAATCGACCGGAGTGATTACGAAAAACGGCGTTGGCATCGGTATCATCAAAGATGGCAGACCCGTACGGGGTTTTGCCACTCCCAGCCGCCGTTTCGAAGTCCGCAGTCTGTTTGTCCAAAAGATCGGGCTTAATGAGGATTGTTCAGATCTGATCGCGGCCAGCGGCGTCACCAGGACGAAGAACCGAAACGAAAAACATCATGGTCACGAAGTTAATATCGACCAAATGCCGATTTGGTTCCAGCCGCAGGAGCATCGTGACCTGGGAGAGAATGAGTTGGTGATGACCAGCTTCAAGTGGAATGTTCACAACCATGGACGCACCATGAATCTGAAATGGCTGGCCGAGATTGTCCACTCGAATCCGGCTTGGATTAATCCTCAGACGGCGTCCCGATTTGGATTGAAAAACGGCGACTGGATTGAAGTGACATCGTACTATTCACAGGAAATCGAGAAGCAGTCGCCGCACTTAAAACGAGACGATCTGCAGGTTGATAACGGACGGCGTGTGGTGGCGACAATGAGGGTTCCGATTGTGTTAATGGAGGGCCTTCATCCGCAGGCGCTGGCGATGAGTAACAGCTGCGGGCACTGGCAGTACACGAATGTTGCTCAGGCGCGGCCAGGCGGTGTCGGTGTGCCTGACGAACCAAACGAATCGACAGTGGACCAATCAGCGACATATCTGGCAGGCAGCGATCCGGTGACTTATCGTGACGCCGACTGGGAACGGAACATGTGGTGGCAGGACACATCCGGCGGCGACCCGGAACGATGGACAGCGAATACCGGTAACGGCTGGAATCAGAACCGACTGATACCTATCACTCCGGATCCGGTCAGCGGGCAGCAGGCGTATCACGATACGGTCGTTTCGATCCGGAAGGTGGGCCTGACATGA
- a CDS encoding molecular chaperone TorD family protein has product MKPAVNELASLAGTYRLLARLWIREVDGQLLKSLQEPPLCQVFTQAGGRLPDSAASSTLEELAVDYCQLFLGPANHLPPFQSVWQRGQFQSDSAESMRSYVSLLGCETGDQMDDHFGIQLEVMGHLLDFSLSTVQHSDGVPDLPGTYFAEHLTWVFPLFEAAVIRAKTEFYRSTICMTREFLSSEKAIWSGARS; this is encoded by the coding sequence ATGAAGCCGGCGGTGAACGAACTGGCCTCACTGGCCGGCACATACCGATTGTTGGCGCGACTGTGGATTCGGGAAGTCGACGGGCAGCTCCTGAAATCGCTTCAGGAGCCTCCGCTTTGCCAGGTCTTCACTCAGGCAGGAGGTCGGTTGCCTGACAGTGCCGCTTCATCGACGCTGGAAGAGCTGGCTGTGGACTACTGCCAGTTGTTTCTCGGACCTGCGAACCATCTGCCCCCGTTCCAGTCGGTCTGGCAGCGAGGCCAATTTCAGAGTGACTCGGCTGAATCAATGCGATCCTATGTTTCTCTTTTGGGTTGCGAAACGGGAGACCAGATGGACGATCATTTTGGTATTCAGCTCGAGGTGATGGGGCATCTGCTGGATTTTTCGCTGAGCACCGTTCAACACTCCGATGGTGTTCCGGATTTGCCTGGCACTTACTTCGCTGAACACCTTACCTGGGTGTTTCCGCTGTTTGAGGCCGCCGTCATACGGGCGAAGACAGAGTTTTATCGATCGACAATCTGCATGACTCGCGAATTTTTGAGTTCAGAAAAGGCAATATGGTCCGGCGCACGTTCTTAA
- a CDS encoding alpha/beta fold hydrolase, with product MSTYLLVHGAWHGGWCWKRVSSLLKAAGHDVFTPTLTGLGERQHLMTRDVGLETHIQDVLGVLEFEDLRQVILVGHSYAGMVIAGVATRAADRIARMVYLDAFVPEDGKSLADYQPPEVWQLFEEKTETDGDGFRLPCIFPVEAFGVTDEEDLAWVRPRLTPHPLKTKSDTVQLGNPETSHIANSYIYCSDPAVGVFDQFAGRVQHDNSWTYSELATGHDAMITAPDKLAELLMQQDRPEQ from the coding sequence ATGTCAACCTACCTGCTGGTACATGGTGCCTGGCACGGAGGATGGTGCTGGAAACGAGTGTCATCGTTGTTGAAAGCAGCGGGTCATGACGTCTTCACGCCGACACTGACCGGACTGGGAGAACGTCAGCACCTGATGACCAGAGATGTCGGACTGGAAACACACATCCAGGACGTGTTGGGAGTACTGGAGTTTGAAGACCTGCGACAGGTGATTTTGGTCGGACACAGCTACGCGGGAATGGTCATCGCGGGTGTGGCTACAAGGGCTGCTGATCGCATCGCCCGTATGGTTTACCTGGACGCATTTGTACCGGAAGACGGCAAATCGCTCGCTGACTATCAACCACCGGAAGTCTGGCAGCTGTTTGAGGAAAAGACAGAAACAGACGGTGATGGCTTTCGGCTGCCGTGCATTTTTCCGGTAGAAGCGTTTGGGGTAACCGATGAGGAGGATCTGGCCTGGGTCCGCCCAAGATTAACACCGCATCCACTGAAAACCAAAAGTGACACTGTCCAGCTGGGCAATCCCGAAACGTCGCACATTGCGAACAGTTACATCTACTGCAGTGATCCGGCAGTCGGTGTTTTCGACCAGTTTGCCGGCCGCGTTCAGCACGATAACTCGTGGACGTATTCGGAACTGGCAACCGGACACGATGCCATGATTACCGCTCCGGACAAGCTGGCCGAACTGCTGATGCAACAGGACCGTCCGGAACAATGA
- a CDS encoding Gfo/Idh/MocA family oxidoreductase, with protein MDIETTNGSLCRKLRMALVGGGQGAFIGRVHATAAVLDNRASLVAGALSSNAERAKASAASYDISESRAYESVTELINSELSLPADERVDFLSIATPNHTHFDIARSAVEAGFNVICDKPMTFDFAQAEELVQAVEASGVVFAVSHNYTGYPLVRQAREMILNGELGEIQAIRSSYIQGWLRTRLEDEDQKQAAWRTDPNRSGAAGAFGDIGTHAYNLGRYMTGLLPEELSCHLKIFAPGRKLDDYGHAVIRYENGALGTVTASQISHGRENDLSIEVDGTKGALFWRQEEPNMMIVRRNGEPHRMYTRDPNAPFMNDSGASACRLPSGHPEAFFEAFANVYRSAYDAMINRASGAAVEPKDTIYPNVYDGAEGMLFIEKSVASSADNGAWVSCNYPGSRR; from the coding sequence ATGGACATCGAAACAACAAATGGTTCACTCTGTCGTAAACTGAGAATGGCTCTGGTCGGAGGAGGACAGGGAGCGTTTATTGGCCGTGTTCATGCGACGGCAGCAGTGCTGGACAACCGGGCATCACTGGTTGCCGGTGCGCTCTCGTCGAATGCTGAACGTGCTAAAGCATCAGCTGCATCGTACGACATCAGTGAATCGCGAGCCTATGAGTCCGTCACTGAATTGATTAACAGTGAATTGTCGCTGCCCGCAGATGAGCGTGTTGATTTTTTGAGTATTGCGACTCCGAATCATACTCACTTCGATATTGCCAGGTCTGCAGTTGAAGCGGGCTTTAACGTAATCTGCGACAAGCCAATGACATTTGATTTTGCTCAGGCGGAAGAGCTTGTGCAAGCTGTGGAAGCCAGCGGTGTCGTGTTTGCAGTGAGTCACAACTACACGGGTTATCCACTTGTTCGCCAGGCTCGCGAAATGATCTTGAACGGTGAACTGGGAGAGATTCAGGCCATCCGTTCCAGTTACATTCAGGGCTGGCTCAGAACACGGCTGGAAGATGAAGACCAGAAACAGGCAGCATGGCGCACCGATCCCAACAGGTCGGGGGCAGCCGGAGCGTTCGGTGATATTGGAACGCATGCCTATAATCTTGGTCGCTACATGACCGGGTTGCTGCCGGAAGAACTGTCGTGCCATCTGAAGATATTCGCTCCGGGGCGCAAACTGGACGATTACGGTCATGCCGTCATCCGTTATGAAAACGGAGCATTGGGCACGGTTACGGCGAGTCAGATCTCCCATGGTCGCGAGAATGATCTGTCTATCGAGGTGGATGGCACGAAGGGAGCTTTGTTCTGGAGGCAGGAAGAGCCGAATATGATGATTGTTCGCCGGAACGGCGAGCCTCACAGGATGTATACACGCGATCCGAATGCTCCTTTCATGAATGATTCAGGTGCCAGTGCGTGTCGTCTGCCGTCCGGACATCCGGAAGCGTTCTTTGAAGCATTTGCCAACGTGTATCGCTCAGCCTACGACGCTATGATTAACCGTGCCTCGGGGGCAGCCGTTGAGCCAAAGGATACGATTTATCCTAACGTCTACGATGGAGCGGAAGGTATGCTGTTCATTGAGAAGTCTGTTGCCAGCAGTGCTGACAACGGTGCGTGGGTTTCCTGCAACTATCCAGGCTCCCGACGATAG
- a CDS encoding NAD(+)/NADH kinase yields MSCPPIKLIVLTGSDRPEVQQVWRALLPTLSQTDGIEVVGEYPRSRDIEDSVDADIVVVLGGDGSILRGCRQLGRQQIPIVGINLGQLGFLADLTLEEFHQHLPQLRRREYSVAEYLMFECTHVMKDGSCHIDLGLNEVAVTSATALRMVDISLEIDGQSVTTFSCDGLILSTPIGSTAHNLSAGGPILRQDLQAFCITPICPHTLTVRPIVDTAERTYCLSVGEAGGGATLVIDGQINRPIVPGDRISVCRAQPTFKKVHFSGHSYYSTLHRKLGWRGQLDYRQRRGQ; encoded by the coding sequence ATGTCATGTCCGCCGATAAAACTGATCGTCCTTACCGGAAGCGATCGTCCGGAGGTTCAGCAGGTCTGGCGAGCGCTGCTGCCCACACTCAGTCAGACCGACGGAATCGAGGTCGTAGGTGAATACCCTCGGTCCAGGGATATAGAGGACAGTGTTGATGCTGATATCGTGGTTGTGCTCGGCGGCGACGGTTCGATTCTTCGCGGTTGTCGACAGTTGGGACGTCAGCAGATTCCGATTGTCGGTATCAACCTGGGACAATTAGGATTTCTGGCAGATCTCACGCTGGAAGAATTCCATCAGCATCTTCCGCAACTTCGCCGACGTGAATACTCAGTTGCTGAGTACCTTATGTTTGAATGCACCCATGTGATGAAAGACGGATCCTGTCACATCGATCTGGGACTCAATGAGGTTGCGGTGACATCAGCGACTGCACTGCGGATGGTCGACATATCACTTGAGATTGATGGTCAGTCGGTCACAACCTTCAGTTGCGACGGTTTGATTCTGAGTACACCGATCGGGTCAACCGCTCACAATCTGTCGGCTGGCGGACCTATTTTACGTCAGGATCTGCAGGCATTCTGTATCACGCCTATTTGTCCACACACGCTGACAGTTCGTCCGATCGTGGACACGGCGGAGCGAACTTACTGCCTTTCTGTCGGCGAAGCCGGTGGTGGAGCCACTCTGGTGATTGATGGTCAGATCAATCGGCCAATCGTGCCGGGAGATCGCATCAGTGTTTGTCGTGCGCAGCCAACTTTCAAGAAGGTTCATTTTTCCGGACACAGTTACTATTCGACACTGCATCGCAAACTGGGATGGCGCGGTCAGCTGGATTATCGCCAACGCAGGGGACAATAG
- the hslV gene encoding ATP-dependent protease subunit HslV: MNDRSPQINSVNREELRWRSTTVVSVRHEGRVVLGADGQVTYGNTIMKSDTRKLRRMLDGNVLVGFAGSTADAFALMERFEEKLKDYPANVARAATELARDWRTDRMLRRLEAMMLVADKDVTLLLTGQGDVVQPTDGVVGIGSGGPFATAAARALVRHSDLTAADIVRESLRIAAEIDIYTNDSIILEELQCSS; this comes from the coding sequence ATGAACGACCGGTCACCTCAGATAAATTCTGTTAATCGTGAGGAACTGCGCTGGCGATCAACCACCGTGGTGTCTGTACGTCACGAAGGCAGAGTTGTGCTGGGGGCAGACGGTCAGGTTACATACGGCAACACGATCATGAAGTCTGATACACGCAAGCTGCGTCGTATGCTGGACGGAAATGTGCTTGTTGGGTTCGCTGGATCCACAGCCGATGCATTTGCGCTGATGGAACGATTTGAAGAAAAACTGAAGGATTATCCGGCTAATGTGGCACGAGCCGCCACTGAATTGGCACGTGACTGGCGCACTGATCGCATGCTGCGGAGACTTGAAGCGATGATGCTTGTTGCCGACAAAGATGTAACTCTGCTGCTAACGGGACAAGGGGATGTGGTTCAACCGACAGACGGAGTGGTGGGAATCGGATCCGGCGGTCCCTTTGCGACAGCAGCTGCCAGAGCACTTGTTCGCCATTCCGATTTGACCGCGGCCGACATTGTCAGGGAATCACTGCGCATAGCGGCAGAAATCGATATTTACACAAACGACAGTATTATTTTAGAGGAGCTTCAGTGTTCGAGCTGA
- the hslU gene encoding ATP-dependent protease ATPase subunit HslU, whose protein sequence is MFELTPQQVVERLSEHIVGQNDAKRAVSIALRNRWRWMNLNEEMRREVTPRNILMIGPTGVGKTEITRRLAKLTSAPYIKVEASKYTEVGYYGRDVESMVRDLVEAAIGLVRKTKRKEVEAAAEERVEDRLLDLLVPFEPVSVDEDDDAESQQARNERTRAKFRDMLRDGRLEERTVELSVEQRNSPVQVFTNMGMEQMDMDLQGMLERMMPRQQKDRKLTVAEARQVLHEQEVEGLLDNESIQEEAITLAEETGIIFIDEIDKICSSSEGSRSADVSRQGVQRDLLPIVEGTTVQTRYGTVSTEKIMFIAAGAFHRARPADLMPELQGRFPIRVELQDLEREDLVRILTEPSSSLTQQYSAMLATDGVTLDFTDDGIEAIADTAFFVNQSTQNIGARRLQTIMERLLEEVSFAAPDCGPRSLTVDRDFVESRLKGVRDDEDLSNFVL, encoded by the coding sequence GTGTTCGAGCTGACACCGCAACAGGTTGTTGAAAGACTGAGCGAACACATTGTGGGGCAGAATGATGCGAAGCGGGCCGTCTCGATTGCCCTGCGAAATCGCTGGCGCTGGATGAATCTGAACGAAGAGATGCGCCGTGAAGTGACTCCTCGTAATATCCTGATGATCGGTCCGACTGGTGTGGGCAAGACTGAAATCACCCGACGTCTGGCAAAACTTACCAGTGCCCCTTATATCAAGGTCGAGGCTTCCAAGTACACTGAGGTTGGTTATTACGGACGTGATGTGGAAAGCATGGTTCGTGATCTGGTCGAGGCGGCAATCGGTCTTGTTCGCAAGACCAAACGTAAAGAGGTCGAAGCCGCGGCAGAGGAACGTGTGGAAGATCGTTTGCTGGATCTCCTGGTTCCCTTTGAACCGGTATCCGTGGATGAGGATGATGACGCCGAATCGCAACAGGCCCGTAATGAGCGAACTCGTGCAAAATTTCGGGACATGCTTCGGGACGGCCGACTGGAAGAACGTACGGTCGAATTGTCAGTTGAACAGCGAAATTCGCCTGTCCAGGTGTTCACTAATATGGGAATGGAACAAATGGACATGGATCTGCAGGGCATGCTGGAACGCATGATGCCTCGCCAGCAGAAGGATCGAAAATTAACAGTTGCTGAAGCCCGGCAGGTCCTGCACGAACAGGAAGTGGAGGGACTGCTGGACAATGAATCAATACAGGAAGAAGCGATCACGCTGGCTGAAGAGACCGGAATCATTTTTATCGACGAGATTGACAAGATCTGCAGTTCATCTGAAGGCAGTCGGTCGGCGGATGTGAGTCGACAGGGAGTGCAGCGTGATCTGCTGCCGATTGTGGAAGGCACCACTGTACAGACTCGCTACGGAACGGTATCCACCGAAAAAATAATGTTTATTGCGGCTGGTGCGTTTCACCGCGCTCGCCCTGCGGATCTCATGCCGGAACTTCAGGGACGTTTTCCTATCCGGGTCGAACTTCAGGATCTGGAACGCGAAGATCTGGTTCGCATTCTGACAGAGCCCTCGAGTTCCCTGACTCAGCAGTATTCCGCAATGCTGGCCACAGACGGTGTTACGCTCGACTTCACTGACGATGGAATCGAAGCAATTGCTGATACGGCATTTTTTGTGAATCAGTCGACTCAGAACATCGGGGCACGCAGGCTGCAAACAATCATGGAACGACTGCTGGAAGAAGTGAGCTTCGCGGCTCCGGATTGTGGTCCACGGTCGCTCACCGTCGATCGGGATTTTGTGGAATCCCGACTCAAAGGCGTCCGGGATGATGAAGATCTGAGTAATTTTGTGCTGTAG
- a CDS encoding LptF/LptG family permease yields MKLLQRHILWELVRVFAMLLAGLTVMLVFVGLLHEGTERGLAPRFLLQIMPFVVPSLLPFTIPATLLLAVTVVYGRMAGELEVTAAKSAGVHPVRLLTPAFILGGVLTVASFALTDRVIPWAVTNIETVVTQATEDIFLDVLKTQHHFSSPTDGYSILVDDVQNKTLIMPSFTYRLPNHQQISVKADWARVQFDVKDRKAKLYFKNAAVSIPGQDSAGRMKEWEWEFDLKEELGGKKPRHLTIEEIRQRVVKISVAESISRIQLDQEISMLLLMGEFDLLSSRQTEQFDSDRFWALSSKQRLETEIHTRYAMAGSCLFFAFLGGPFAVLQARRQFVTSFILCFLPILLIYYPVTFLMSNLSKTGSVGAWWSMWIPNAIVGLAAILVMRRVIRH; encoded by the coding sequence TTGAAGCTTCTCCAGCGACATATTCTCTGGGAACTGGTTCGTGTGTTCGCCATGTTACTGGCAGGACTCACGGTGATGCTGGTCTTTGTCGGCCTGTTGCATGAGGGCACGGAACGTGGACTGGCACCTCGTTTCCTGCTGCAGATAATGCCGTTTGTGGTTCCCAGTCTGCTGCCGTTCACGATTCCGGCTACTTTGCTTCTGGCAGTGACAGTTGTTTACGGGCGAATGGCAGGTGAACTTGAAGTTACCGCAGCCAAGTCCGCCGGAGTCCACCCCGTCAGACTGCTGACGCCTGCCTTTATTCTGGGTGGCGTTCTGACAGTCGCCTCATTTGCTTTGACGGACCGTGTTATTCCATGGGCTGTTACGAACATCGAAACAGTCGTTACTCAGGCTACTGAAGACATATTTCTGGATGTCCTGAAAACTCAGCATCACTTCAGCAGCCCGACAGACGGTTATTCTATCCTGGTTGATGACGTACAGAATAAAACTCTGATCATGCCGTCATTTACCTACCGTCTCCCAAATCATCAGCAGATTTCTGTCAAAGCAGACTGGGCGAGAGTTCAGTTCGATGTGAAGGACCGGAAGGCAAAATTATATTTTAAAAATGCCGCTGTAAGTATTCCCGGCCAGGATTCTGCCGGTCGGATGAAGGAATGGGAATGGGAATTTGACCTTAAGGAAGAGTTGGGCGGTAAAAAGCCTCGACACCTTACAATCGAGGAAATTCGTCAGCGGGTCGTGAAAATTTCAGTGGCGGAATCAATCAGTCGGATACAGCTTGATCAGGAAATTTCCATGTTACTGCTCATGGGAGAATTCGACCTGCTTTCGTCCCGGCAAACCGAACAGTTTGATTCCGACAGGTTCTGGGCCCTCTCGAGTAAACAACGACTCGAGACTGAAATTCATACCCGGTATGCCATGGCCGGAAGCTGTCTGTTCTTTGCGTTTCTCGGTGGACCGTTTGCGGTTCTGCAGGCTCGACGGCAGTTTGTAACGAGTTTTATCCTGTGTTTTTTGCCTATCCTGCTGATCTATTACCCGGTTACTTTTCTTATGTCGAATCTCAGTAAGACCGGCAGTGTGGGGGCCTGGTGGTCCATGTGGATCCCCAATGCAATTGTGGGCTTGGCCGCAATACTCGTGATGCGACGCGTTATTCGTCACTGA